In the Streptomyces formicae genome, one interval contains:
- a CDS encoding globin produces the protein MDGVNEIPRGTLQEQTFYEQVGGEETFRRLVHLFYQGVAEDPLLRPMYPEEDLGPAEERLVLFLMQYWGGPRTYSDNRGHPRLRMRHAPFTVDRAAHDAWLKHMRAAVDELGLSEEHERTLWNYLTYAAASMVNSEG, from the coding sequence ATGGACGGTGTGAACGAGATCCCACGCGGCACGCTTCAGGAGCAGACCTTCTACGAGCAGGTCGGCGGCGAGGAGACCTTCCGGCGCCTGGTCCACCTCTTCTACCAGGGGGTCGCGGAGGATCCGCTGCTGCGGCCCATGTACCCGGAGGAGGACCTCGGGCCCGCCGAGGAGCGGCTCGTGCTGTTCCTGATGCAGTACTGGGGCGGCCCCCGCACCTACAGCGACAACCGCGGCCACCCGCGCCTGCGCATGCGGCACGCGCCGTTCACGGTCGACAGGGCGGCGCACGACGCCTGGCTGAAGCACATGCGCGCCGCGGTCGACGAGCTCGGCCTCTCCGAGGAGCACGAGCGGACGCTGTGGAACTACCTGACGTACGCGGCGGCGTCCATGGTCAACTCCGAGGGGTGA
- a CDS encoding FHA domain-containing protein: MPTCPNGHQSGSDDWCEVCGHRMAGAVPPPPPPPPAAGYGYPPPPPGQDPGFPQPAPPRPHLAAVPDPSPEAELCPQCRTPREANAPFCEECRWNFLTNTATSYTPAAPNPPLPGTHGGPGPGPGMPPPGPNPAQQFPPPPGPGYEYQGSRPSQVNRPAEPIPPFGNGGAHGGGNGNGFGQQGPGQPGPGQPGQHGQPGPGQPGPGQTPPGAPQAFQQPGPPAPPAFPQETGGPQGPPPPPPGPQGTGPGQPGPGQPGPGGPSFGGGGDDWVLSPPSSPAPAPGRQEPFPQESFQQGPPQPQAAQGPGTWTATIGPDREYFMAMMQRSGPEASGLNLPAYSPEQQRPLVGNQITIGRRRHSTGDTPDIDLSVPPEDPGVSHQHAVLVQQPDSSWAVVDQNSTNGTTVNHGEEPIQPFVPIPLQDGDQVHVGAWTTITIRRD, encoded by the coding sequence ATGCCGACCTGCCCGAACGGACACCAGTCGGGTTCCGACGACTGGTGCGAGGTCTGCGGTCACCGCATGGCCGGTGCCGTGCCTCCGCCGCCCCCGCCGCCGCCCGCGGCGGGGTACGGCTATCCCCCGCCGCCGCCCGGTCAGGACCCGGGCTTCCCGCAGCCCGCGCCGCCGCGACCGCACCTGGCCGCCGTGCCGGACCCGTCGCCCGAGGCGGAGCTCTGCCCGCAGTGCCGCACGCCCCGCGAGGCGAACGCGCCGTTCTGCGAGGAGTGCCGCTGGAACTTCCTGACCAACACGGCCACCTCGTACACCCCGGCGGCGCCGAACCCGCCGCTGCCGGGCACGCACGGCGGTCCGGGTCCGGGACCCGGCATGCCGCCGCCAGGGCCGAACCCGGCGCAGCAGTTCCCGCCGCCGCCCGGTCCCGGCTACGAGTACCAGGGCTCGCGCCCCTCGCAGGTGAACCGGCCCGCGGAGCCGATCCCGCCGTTCGGCAACGGCGGCGCCCACGGCGGCGGCAACGGAAACGGCTTCGGCCAGCAGGGTCCCGGCCAGCCCGGTCCGGGTCAGCCCGGCCAGCACGGTCAGCCCGGCCCTGGTCAGCCCGGCCCCGGTCAGACGCCGCCCGGCGCCCCGCAGGCGTTCCAGCAGCCGGGTCCGCCCGCGCCGCCCGCCTTCCCGCAGGAGACCGGCGGTCCGCAGGGTCCGCCCCCGCCCCCGCCGGGTCCGCAGGGCACCGGTCCTGGTCAGCCCGGCCCCGGTCAGCCCGGCCCCGGCGGCCCCTCCTTCGGTGGCGGAGGCGACGACTGGGTGCTCTCGCCGCCCTCGTCCCCCGCACCGGCCCCCGGCCGCCAGGAGCCGTTCCCGCAGGAGTCGTTCCAGCAGGGCCCCCCGCAGCCGCAGGCCGCGCAGGGTCCCGGCACCTGGACGGCGACCATCGGTCCCGACCGTGAGTACTTCATGGCGATGATGCAGCGCAGCGGTCCCGAGGCGTCGGGCCTCAACCTGCCCGCGTACTCGCCGGAGCAGCAGCGTCCGCTGGTCGGCAACCAGATCACCATCGGCCGCCGCCGTCACTCCACGGGCGACACCCCGGACATCGACCTGTCGGTGCCGCCGGAGGACCCGGGCGTATCGCACCAGCACGCGGTCCTGGTCCAGCAGCCGGACAGCAGCTGGGCGGTCGTCGACCAGAACTCCACGAACGGCACCACGGTCAACCACGGCGAGGAGCCCATCCAGCCCTTCGTCCCGATCCCGCTCCAGGACGGCGACCAGGTGCACGTGGGCGCCTGGACGACGATCACGATCCGCCGCGACTGA
- a CDS encoding vWA domain-containing protein has protein sequence MANFSKSNVPQFSVDVYQNAFLPEGGREVNAIATVTSTGGGTIGSAVGAPHLYSAGQSPDAAVAIMVDCSGSMDYPPTKMRGARDATAAAIDAVRDGVHFAVIGGTHVAKEVYPGNGRLAVADPQTREQAKQALRKLSAGGGTAIGTWLRLADRLLAAADVAPSAVRHGILLTDGRNEHESPEALKAALDSCAGRFTCDARGVGTDWEVKEVTAIASALLGTADIVADPSGLAADFTRMMETAMGKEVADVSLRLWTPLGSEIKFVKQVAPTVEELTDRRTEAGPRAGDYPTGSWGDESRDYHICVQVPDAELGQEMLAARVSLVVPGGDGTVQTLSQGLVRAVWTDDMAASTSINPQVAHYTGQAELAQVIQQGLDARKTGDVDGATAKLGRAVQLASASGNADTAKLLSKVVDVVDAAAGTVRLKAKVAEADEMTLETRSTKTVRVKKQ, from the coding sequence ATGGCCAATTTCTCGAAGTCGAACGTGCCGCAGTTCTCGGTCGACGTCTATCAGAACGCGTTCCTGCCGGAGGGCGGCAGAGAGGTCAACGCCATCGCCACGGTGACCTCCACCGGCGGCGGAACCATCGGTTCCGCGGTCGGCGCGCCCCATCTCTACTCCGCGGGGCAGAGCCCCGACGCCGCCGTCGCGATCATGGTCGACTGCTCCGGCTCCATGGACTACCCGCCGACGAAGATGCGCGGCGCGCGGGACGCCACGGCCGCCGCGATCGACGCCGTCCGCGACGGCGTGCACTTCGCGGTGATCGGCGGCACCCACGTCGCCAAGGAGGTCTACCCGGGCAACGGCCGCCTGGCGGTGGCCGATCCGCAGACCAGGGAGCAGGCCAAGCAGGCCCTGCGCAAGCTCAGCGCGGGCGGCGGCACGGCCATCGGCACCTGGCTGCGCCTGGCCGACCGGCTGCTCGCCGCCGCCGACGTCGCCCCGTCCGCCGTACGGCACGGCATCCTGCTCACCGACGGCCGCAACGAACACGAGTCGCCCGAGGCCCTCAAGGCCGCGCTCGACTCCTGCGCGGGCCGCTTCACCTGTGACGCCCGCGGCGTCGGCACGGACTGGGAGGTGAAGGAGGTCACCGCGATCGCCTCCGCCCTGCTCGGCACCGCCGACATCGTCGCCGACCCCTCGGGCCTTGCCGCCGACTTCACGCGGATGATGGAGACGGCGATGGGCAAGGAGGTCGCCGACGTCAGTCTGCGGCTGTGGACGCCGCTCGGTTCGGAGATCAAGTTCGTCAAGCAAGTGGCGCCCACGGTCGAGGAGTTGACGGACCGCCGCACGGAGGCCGGGCCGCGCGCCGGGGACTACCCCACGGGATCCTGGGGCGACGAGTCCCGCGACTACCACATCTGTGTGCAGGTGCCCGATGCCGAGCTCGGCCAGGAGATGCTGGCGGCCCGGGTCTCGCTGGTCGTGCCGGGGGGCGACGGCACCGTACAGACGCTTTCGCAGGGCCTGGTGCGGGCGGTGTGGACGGACGACATGGCCGCGTCCACGTCGATCAATCCGCAGGTGGCGCACTACACGGGCCAGGCGGAACTGGCGCAAGTCATCCAGCAGGGACTCGATGCCCGTAAAACGGGAGATGTCGACGGGGCGACGGCGAAGCTCGGCCGCGCGGTCCAGCTCGCGAGTGCGTCGGGCAACGCGGATACGGCGAAACTGCTTTCGAAGGTGGTGGACGTCGTCGATGCCGCGGCAGGTACTGTTCGATTGAAGGCGAAGGTCGCCGAGGCCGACGAGATGACACTCGAGACGCGCTCGACGAAGACTGTTCGCGTGAAGAAGCAGTAG
- a CDS encoding ABC transporter ATP-binding protein yields the protein MTDTSATTGATATTGPSLADLEARATAHRDRPAYGHDALITCDRLVRVFATDGVEVQALQGLDLLVRDGELMALVGASGSGKSTLMNILAGLDEPTAGAARVAGCDLLGMGAKQRLRYRREVVGFVWQQTARNLLPYLTAAQNVALPMQLHGRGALAKRAKRAKADRADRLLKMLEVADCRDRRPHQMSGGQQQRVAIAVALANDPAVLLADEPTGELDSHTAERIFAAFRTANDELGTTIVIVTHDQAVASEVRRTVAIRDGRTSTEVLRRTEVDESTGQESLISREYAMLDRAGRLQLPAEYTEALDMRDRVALELEKDHIGVWPDDRD from the coding sequence ATGACCGACACCTCCGCCACGACCGGCGCGACTGCCACGACCGGCCCCTCGCTCGCCGACCTGGAGGCGCGGGCCACCGCGCACCGCGACCGGCCCGCCTACGGCCACGACGCGCTGATCACCTGCGACCGGCTCGTCCGCGTCTTCGCCACCGACGGCGTCGAGGTGCAGGCGCTCCAGGGCCTCGATCTGCTCGTCCGCGACGGCGAGTTGATGGCCCTGGTCGGCGCGTCGGGCAGCGGCAAGTCGACGCTGATGAACATCCTCGCGGGCCTGGACGAGCCGACCGCGGGGGCCGCGCGCGTCGCGGGCTGCGACCTGCTCGGCATGGGCGCGAAGCAACGCCTTCGCTACCGCCGCGAGGTGGTCGGCTTCGTCTGGCAGCAGACGGCACGCAACCTCCTGCCCTACCTGACGGCCGCTCAGAACGTGGCGCTGCCCATGCAGTTGCACGGCCGCGGCGCCCTCGCCAAGCGCGCCAAGCGCGCCAAGGCCGACCGTGCCGACCGGCTCCTGAAGATGCTGGAGGTCGCCGACTGCCGCGACCGGCGCCCGCACCAGATGTCCGGCGGCCAGCAACAGCGCGTCGCCATCGCGGTGGCGCTGGCCAACGATCCCGCGGTGCTCCTCGCCGACGAGCCCACGGGCGAGCTCGACTCGCACACCGCGGAGCGGATCTTCGCCGCGTTCCGCACCGCCAACGACGAACTCGGCACCACCATCGTCATCGTCACCCACGACCAGGCGGTCGCCTCCGAGGTCCGCCGCACGGTCGCCATCCGCGACGGCCGCACCTCGACGGAGGTCCTGCGCCGCACGGAGGTCGACGAGTCGACGGGCCAGGAGTCACTGATCTCCCGCGAATACGCGATGCTGGACCGCGCGGGCCGCCTGCAACTGCCCGCCGAGTACACGGAGGCCCTGGACATGCGGGACCGGGTCGCGCTGGAACTGGAGAAGGACCACATCGGCGTGTGGCCGGACGACCGGGACTGA
- a CDS encoding FtsX-like permease family protein has translation MPVPAVAPWVRTRLRAAPGAAVALAALVAVTAFLAALFPRAVETYENDAVRTAVADAGPARTGIELTAPAPGLEADRRAREEALGPGPLRERYTKTLKAMPAPIRGDESQSTYGARTVKSPDGLDRWLPRLDPIPPQFTVAAQAGLDRHARVREGRLPRGAGVTSDSRRVEAAVTEDTARVMKLRVGTSLHLPSTYGPRVTVRITGIVEPLRPGSGYWSYDPFIAAPAKELAPGPAPQYRRWHAGLLLAPEAGGFLPAVDQSPQRYWRVAPASDGLTTRDMSPLKARIASLEGGPLLTRLRGFTDRGAQVSTDLDEVLTEHAGLRDAVTPVVAVAAYGVGGVATVVLLMTCALSAARRHTELALLRSRGGSVRGIAGRLLAETSVVAVPAAGLGLLAAVLAVPDARVGPSLWAAAAVGALACVVLPVRAAVAHRRPRAHAGRDDVLTARPSRRRTVAELVLLVLAVGAVVTLRRRGTGDAGSAASNASSGSGASGSGSGSGSVDWLVSAAPVLVGCIAALVLVRLYPLPLRLLARPLARRRGTLGFLSMASAGRASAAHVLPLLGLLLALTTAAFGGSVLAGVHDARDRTALLTVGADARVERTDGPLPASLAAELRRASGVREVSAVHIDWNLTLPDGSSVPLVAVEPETYARLTASTGLGRLTKMDLTAARPADSAPLPAVASPGVARLLGTDTHSFRTPSGSFKAKVGPIRTTTPALPTQGGFLLIDRAGLPKAKDTTLLATGGGITRGVVEDALVGAKAGARAEAGAGAEAQAGGGARADAGARAEASARASTDAGASASADAGASADAEADAGASTDADASAEADAGPRAGAVKVRVRADARAALTSSPLQSGAENVYAAAVAAAAGYAALAVLLSLLQSAPRRRMLLGRLRTMGLSARQGRGLLALEALPQALLAAVGGVLAGWAAIGLLADGLDLRRIALAAHGGLTGLGEVTLRADPWSLLLPAAGIVVLVAGVAFAQAWWTTRRTAAVDLRTGDNR, from the coding sequence GTGCCCGTACCCGCCGTTGCCCCCTGGGTCCGCACCCGGTTGCGCGCCGCTCCCGGCGCCGCGGTCGCCCTCGCCGCCCTGGTGGCCGTGACCGCCTTCCTCGCCGCGCTCTTCCCGCGCGCCGTCGAGACGTACGAGAACGACGCGGTCCGCACCGCCGTCGCCGACGCGGGCCCCGCCCGCACCGGGATCGAACTCACCGCCCCCGCGCCGGGCTTGGAGGCCGACCGCCGCGCGCGCGAGGAGGCGCTGGGCCCCGGACCGCTGCGCGAGCGCTACACGAAGACGCTCAAGGCCATGCCCGCGCCGATCCGGGGGGACGAGAGCCAGTCGACGTACGGCGCACGGACGGTCAAGTCGCCGGACGGCCTGGACCGCTGGCTGCCCCGGCTCGACCCGATCCCGCCGCAGTTCACGGTGGCCGCCCAGGCCGGACTCGACCGGCACGCGCGCGTGCGGGAGGGGCGGCTGCCCCGGGGCGCGGGCGTCACGTCCGACAGCCGCCGCGTCGAGGCGGCCGTGACCGAGGACACCGCGCGGGTGATGAAGCTGCGGGTCGGCACGTCCCTCCATCTGCCGTCCACCTACGGCCCCCGCGTCACCGTGCGCATCACCGGCATCGTGGAGCCCCTGCGCCCCGGTAGCGGCTACTGGTCGTACGACCCCTTCATCGCCGCCCCCGCCAAGGAACTCGCCCCCGGCCCCGCCCCGCAGTACCGGCGCTGGCACGCCGGGCTGCTGCTCGCGCCCGAGGCGGGCGGCTTCCTGCCCGCCGTGGACCAGAGCCCGCAGCGGTACTGGCGCGTCGCCCCCGCCTCCGACGGCCTCACCACCCGCGACATGAGCCCGCTCAAGGCACGGATCGCGTCCCTGGAGGGCGGCCCGCTGCTCACCCGGCTGCGGGGCTTCACGGACCGGGGCGCCCAGGTCTCCACCGACCTCGACGAGGTCCTCACCGAACACGCGGGGCTGCGGGACGCGGTCACGCCGGTGGTCGCCGTGGCCGCGTACGGCGTCGGCGGGGTCGCGACCGTCGTCCTCCTGATGACCTGCGCGCTGAGCGCCGCGCGTCGGCACACCGAACTGGCACTGCTGCGCTCGCGCGGCGGCTCCGTGCGCGGCATCGCGGGCCGGTTGCTCGCCGAGACCTCCGTGGTGGCGGTGCCCGCGGCGGGCCTCGGGCTCCTCGCCGCGGTGCTCGCCGTGCCGGACGCGCGCGTGGGCCCCTCTCTCTGGGCGGCGGCCGCGGTGGGCGCGCTGGCCTGCGTGGTCCTTCCGGTGCGGGCCGCGGTCGCGCACCGCAGGCCGCGGGCGCACGCGGGCCGCGACGACGTCCTGACGGCGCGCCCGTCGCGGCGGCGGACGGTGGCCGAACTGGTCCTGCTCGTCCTCGCGGTGGGCGCGGTGGTGACGCTGCGCAGGCGGGGTACGGGGGACGCGGGCTCGGCGGCGTCGAACGCCTCGTCGGGAAGCGGCGCTTCCGGCTCCGGTTCCGGCTCCGGCTCGGTGGACTGGCTGGTCAGCGCCGCCCCGGTGCTCGTCGGCTGCATCGCCGCACTCGTTCTCGTACGCCTCTATCCGCTGCCGCTGCGGCTCCTCGCGCGCCCGTTGGCGCGGCGCAGGGGCACGCTCGGCTTCCTGTCGATGGCGAGCGCGGGCCGGGCCTCGGCCGCCCATGTCCTGCCGCTGCTCGGCCTGCTGCTCGCCCTGACGACGGCGGCCTTCGGTGGTTCGGTGCTTGCCGGTGTGCACGACGCCCGCGACCGCACGGCGCTCCTCACGGTGGGCGCGGACGCCCGCGTGGAGCGCACCGACGGGCCGCTGCCCGCCTCCCTCGCGGCCGAGCTGCGCAGGGCCTCCGGGGTGCGCGAGGTGTCGGCCGTGCACATCGACTGGAACCTGACGCTGCCCGACGGCTCGTCCGTACCGCTGGTGGCGGTGGAGCCGGAGACGTACGCGCGACTGACCGCGTCGACCGGCCTCGGCCGCCTCACGAAGATGGACCTCACCGCGGCGCGCCCCGCGGATTCCGCGCCCCTGCCCGCCGTGGCCTCACCCGGCGTCGCCCGGCTCCTGGGCACCGACACCCACTCCTTCCGCACCCCTTCGGGCAGCTTCAAGGCGAAGGTCGGCCCGATCCGCACGACGACACCCGCGCTGCCCACCCAGGGCGGCTTCCTCCTGATCGACCGCGCGGGCCTGCCGAAGGCCAAGGACACGACGCTGCTCGCGACGGGGGGCGGGATCACGCGGGGGGTCGTGGAGGACGCGTTGGTTGGGGCGAAGGCCGGGGCGAGGGCCGAGGCCGGTGCCGGTGCCGAGGCCCAGGCCGGTGGCGGTGCCCGTGCCGACGCCGGTGCCCGTGCCGAGGCCAGTGCCCGTGCCAGTACCGACGCCGGTGCCAGTGCCAGTGCCGACGCCGGTGCCAGTGCCGACGCCGAGGCCGACGCAGGTGCCAGTACCGACGCCGACGCCAGTGCCGAGGCCGACGCCGGTCCCCGTGCCGGTGCCGTCAAGGTGCGGGTGCGGGCCGACGCGCGCGCCGCGTTGACCAGTTCGCCCCTCCAGTCCGGTGCCGAGAACGTGTACGCGGCCGCCGTCGCCGCGGCCGCCGGATACGCCGCCCTCGCCGTACTGCTCTCCCTGCTCCAGTCCGCGCCCCGGCGCCGCATGCTGCTCGGCCGACTGCGCACCATGGGCCTGAGCGCCCGCCAGGGCCGCGGGCTGCTCGCCCTGGAAGCCCTGCCGCAGGCGCTGCTCGCCGCGGTCGGCGGCGTCCTCGCGGGGTGGGCGGCGATCGGCCTGCTCGCGGACGGACTCGATCTGCGCCGCATCGCGCTGGCCGCGCACGGCGGCCTCACCGGCCTCGGCGAGGTCACCCTGCGGGCCGACCCCTGGTCCCTGCTGCTCCCCGCGGCGGGCATCGTCGTACTCGTCGCCGGGGTGGCGTTCGCCCAGGCCTGGTGGACCACCCGGCGCACGGCCGCCGTCGACCTGAGGACAGGAGACAACCGATGA
- a CDS encoding methyltransferase domain-containing protein: MEPEPDAALVAAARAALVREIDATGVWQGDPGLRAAFESVPRHLFVPYYYVNAGGGHERLWGEDPDAARRARWLRGAYADAPLATRVRDGDLLSSSSQPSLMAMMLAELDVRPGDRVLEIGAGTGYNAALLAHRLGDDHVTTVDLDPEITESARRHLAAAGYRPAVVTGDGAAGCAERAPYDRIIATCTLGSVPRSWLTQCRPGARILAPLATGLITLTVRDAEYAEGRFLHTPAYFVPLRGGSRRAPHEQHIGGLPRRALQNELFRFLLELTAGSLDPHEALALWQREGRPVRERFGITVSGPYEWAWLDDPEGPYVWPL, translated from the coding sequence ATGGAACCCGAACCCGACGCCGCCCTCGTCGCCGCGGCGCGGGCCGCCCTCGTGCGCGAGATCGACGCGACCGGGGTCTGGCAGGGCGATCCCGGCCTGCGGGCGGCGTTCGAGTCCGTGCCCCGGCACCTCTTCGTGCCGTACTACTACGTCAACGCGGGCGGCGGCCACGAGCGGCTGTGGGGCGAGGACCCGGACGCGGCGAGACGGGCGCGCTGGCTGCGCGGGGCGTACGCGGACGCGCCCCTGGCCACCCGCGTGCGCGACGGCGACCTGCTGTCGTCCAGCAGCCAGCCGTCCCTGATGGCGATGATGCTCGCCGAGCTCGACGTGCGCCCGGGGGACCGGGTCCTGGAGATCGGCGCGGGCACCGGCTACAACGCGGCGCTGCTGGCCCACCGGCTCGGCGACGACCACGTCACCACCGTCGACCTCGACCCGGAGATCACCGAGTCCGCGCGGCGGCACCTGGCCGCCGCCGGTTACCGTCCGGCCGTCGTGACCGGCGACGGGGCTGCGGGCTGCGCCGAGCGCGCGCCCTACGACCGGATCATCGCCACCTGCACCCTGGGCTCGGTCCCCAGGTCCTGGCTCACCCAGTGCCGTCCCGGCGCCCGGATCCTCGCGCCGCTGGCCACCGGCCTGATCACGCTGACGGTCCGCGACGCGGAGTACGCGGAGGGCCGCTTCCTGCACACGCCCGCCTACTTCGTGCCGCTGCGCGGCGGCAGCCGAAGGGCCCCGCACGAGCAGCACATCGGGGGGCTGCCGCGCAGGGCCCTACAGAACGAGCTCTTCCGCTTCCTGCTGGAGCTGACCGCGGGCAGCCTCGACCCCCATGAGGCGCTCGCGCTGTGGCAGCGCGAGGGGCGGCCGGTGCGCGAGCGCTTCGGGATCACCGTGAGCGGTCCTTACGAATGGGCCTGGCTCGACGACCCCGAGGGGCCGTACGTCTGGCCGCTGTGA
- a CDS encoding FtsX-like permease family protein, translating to MTGFVFLRVRAHRLLLAAALLAVLLTTAVLATLTAFSGAIGDAALRQSLRTRSAADAALVVRTQVPPDKDDAAREEVEEGARRTFDGLPVRLRSLARSGTYALPRKERAGQGDKTDLTRFAALDRSRIKLVKGSWPNGSRGSSGSGGTVEVALPETAAAKLKLGPGAAPFTLTDRLTGPEVTVRVTGVYRPVDPADPYWQLDELGGRGVRKGVFMTYGPLLVTPSVLTGSRVSTEGTQWLATADFAGVTTRRVDALRDAATEGPAALAENRALGGNPSADTALPQVLDRAERALLVSRSTLLIVALQLIMLAGYALLLVARLLSTERGGETELLLARGGSRSRIAWLAAVEALLLALPAALAAPLLAAPLTRLLAGQGALARTGLRLDVSAGTGVWLAGLVTALGCALAVVAPALSTASGVRRSVRAPALPAPLRAGADVGLLVIAGVAYWQLDSRTSGSGALSDDRGGQLGIDPLLVAAPALALLAGTVVTLRLLPPAARLAERRAARGRGLPGALAGWQLSRRPLRGAGPVLLLVLAVAMGMLAVGQGASWDRSQEDQADFRAGTQIRVLGSRVADGEQAGVFGGLPGVRAAAPAVRDTMSLSDNRLATVLALDTAKAAPGLLTREDLGSGATISAALAPGRQRADAGAEPRAVVTDAFLDASGSRVGDRIQVPAGSRKVRVLIADAVPELPTAGAPEGAEAAAGPGGGAVLLDLPRLDAHLAEDDAGPLAPSEWWLTTGDGEAAQAAAALRSRPDIDPEQVLVRDEIAAQLRDDPLGAGPQAALLAVAAAAAALAAVGFAVSAAGSLRERSAEFAVLRALGAPRRQLARLIAAEQGFLLGLALLVGLGLGAVLTRAVVPLIVLTGEATQPVPPVLVELPVGRVALLLAATAAVPLLIIAALSLRRGDPKVSLRHEGGH from the coding sequence GTGACGGGGTTCGTCTTTCTGCGCGTACGCGCACACCGTCTGCTACTGGCCGCGGCGCTCCTCGCCGTCCTGCTGACGACGGCGGTGCTCGCCACCCTCACCGCGTTCTCCGGCGCGATCGGCGACGCGGCCCTGCGCCAGAGCCTGCGCACCCGCTCGGCGGCCGACGCCGCGCTCGTCGTACGCACCCAAGTCCCGCCGGACAAGGACGACGCGGCGCGCGAGGAGGTCGAGGAGGGCGCCCGGCGCACCTTCGACGGGCTTCCCGTGCGGCTGCGCTCGCTGGCCCGCTCGGGCACCTACGCCCTGCCGCGGAAGGAGCGCGCGGGGCAGGGTGACAAGACCGATCTGACGCGCTTCGCGGCGCTCGACCGGTCCAGGATCAAGCTGGTCAAGGGCAGTTGGCCGAACGGTTCACGTGGTTCGAGTGGTTCAGGCGGCACCGTCGAGGTGGCCCTGCCCGAGACCGCCGCCGCCAAGCTGAAGCTCGGGCCCGGCGCGGCGCCCTTCACCCTCACCGACCGCCTCACCGGCCCCGAGGTCACCGTCCGCGTCACCGGCGTCTACCGTCCCGTCGACCCCGCCGACCCGTACTGGCAGCTCGACGAACTCGGCGGACGCGGCGTGCGCAAGGGCGTCTTCATGACGTACGGGCCGCTGCTCGTGACCCCTTCAGTGCTCACCGGGTCGCGTGTCTCGACGGAGGGCACGCAGTGGCTGGCCACCGCCGACTTCGCCGGCGTGACCACGCGGCGCGTCGACGCGCTGCGCGACGCCGCCACCGAGGGACCGGCCGCGCTCGCCGAGAACCGCGCTCTGGGCGGCAATCCGAGCGCCGACACCGCCCTGCCCCAAGTCCTCGACCGGGCCGAGCGCGCCCTGCTCGTCTCCCGCTCCACCCTGCTGATCGTCGCCCTCCAGCTCATCATGCTCGCCGGGTACGCCCTGCTGCTCGTGGCCAGGCTGCTCAGCACGGAGCGCGGCGGCGAGACCGAACTCCTGCTCGCCAGGGGCGGCTCGCGCTCCCGGATCGCCTGGCTCGCCGCCGTAGAGGCGCTGCTCCTCGCGCTGCCCGCCGCCCTCGCCGCGCCGCTGCTCGCGGCCCCGTTGACCCGGCTGCTCGCCGGGCAGGGCGCCCTCGCGCGCACCGGACTCCGCCTCGACGTGTCGGCGGGCACCGGGGTGTGGCTCGCCGGTCTGGTCACCGCGCTCGGCTGCGCGCTCGCGGTCGTCGCGCCCGCCCTCTCGACCGCTTCGGGCGTACGCCGCTCGGTGCGCGCACCCGCACTGCCCGCGCCGCTGCGGGCGGGCGCGGACGTGGGTCTCCTCGTCATCGCCGGTGTCGCCTACTGGCAGCTGGACAGCCGCACTTCGGGCTCCGGCGCGCTCAGCGACGACCGCGGCGGACAGCTCGGCATCGACCCGCTCCTCGTCGCCGCGCCCGCCCTGGCCCTCCTCGCGGGCACCGTCGTGACGCTGCGGCTTCTGCCGCCCGCGGCACGGCTCGCCGAGCGCCGCGCGGCCCGCGGCCGCGGCCTGCCCGGGGCGCTCGCGGGGTGGCAGCTCAGCAGGCGGCCGCTGCGCGGCGCCGGGCCCGTGCTGCTCCTGGTGCTCGCCGTGGCGATGGGCATGCTGGCGGTCGGACAGGGCGCCTCCTGGGACCGGTCCCAGGAGGATCAGGCGGACTTCCGCGCGGGCACCCAGATCCGGGTGCTCGGCAGCCGGGTGGCCGACGGCGAACAGGCCGGGGTCTTCGGCGGGTTGCCCGGGGTGCGCGCGGCCGCGCCCGCCGTCCGCGACACGATGAGCCTGTCGGACAACCGGCTGGCGACGGTGCTCGCCCTCGACACCGCGAAGGCCGCGCCGGGGCTCCTGACCCGCGAGGACCTCGGGAGCGGCGCCACGATCAGCGCGGCGCTCGCCCCCGGCCGGCAGCGGGCCGATGCGGGTGCGGAGCCGCGCGCGGTGGTCACCGACGCCTTCCTCGACGCGAGCGGCTCCCGGGTCGGTGACCGGATCCAGGTGCCCGCGGGCAGCAGGAAGGTCCGGGTGCTCATCGCCGACGCGGTGCCCGAACTGCCCACGGCGGGCGCCCCCGAGGGCGCGGAGGCCGCCGCCGGACCCGGCGGCGGCGCCGTCCTGCTCGACCTTCCGCGCCTCGACGCCCACCTCGCCGAGGACGACGCCGGGCCGCTGGCCCCCTCGGAGTGGTGGCTCACCACCGGCGACGGCGAGGCGGCGCAGGCGGCCGCCGCGCTGCGCTCCCGCCCCGACATCGACCCCGAACAGGTCCTCGTGCGCGACGAGATCGCCGCCCAGTTGCGCGACGACCCGCTCGGCGCGGGACCGCAGGCCGCGCTGCTCGCGGTGGCCGCGGCCGCCGCGGCGCTGGCCGCCGTCGGCTTCGCGGTGAGCGCCGCGGGATCGCTGCGCGAGCGCTCAGCGGAGTTCGCGGTGCTGCGCGCGCTCGGTGCGCCACGGCGTCAACTGGCCCGGCTCATCGCGGCCGAGCAGGGCTTCCTGCTCGGGCTCGCCCTCCTGGTCGGCCTCGGGCTCGGCGCGGTCCTGACCCGCGCCGTGGTCCCCCTGATTGTCCTCACCGGCGAGGCGACCCAGCCGGTGCCGCCGGTCCTGGTCGAACTGCCCGTGGGCCGCGTCGCCCTGCTGCTCGCCGCGACCGCCGCGGTGCCGCTCCTGATCATCGCGGCCCTCTCGCTGCGCCGCGGCGACCCGAAGGTGTCGCTGCGCCACGAAGGGGGCCACTGA